One window of Papaver somniferum cultivar HN1 chromosome 9, ASM357369v1, whole genome shotgun sequence genomic DNA carries:
- the LOC113313717 gene encoding uricase-2-like, producing the protein MANEIEGLSFEQKHGKSRVRVGKIWRKEDGSHFFVEWNVNISLLSDCLPAYVRDDNSDIVATDTMKNTVYAKAKECSEVLSVEEFAIELGKHFTTLYPQVTTAIINIVEKPWERVSVGGQPHQHGFKLGSEKHTAEAIVKKSGAVRLTSGVEGLAVLKTTQSGFEGFVRDKYTALPETRERMLATEVSASWKYVFESLPNIPVKSPYFTEKYLDVKKVMLETFFGPPKEGVYSASVQSTLYQMARAVLSRFPDVASIQLRMPNLHFLPVNLPNKDSPTIVKFNDDVFTPTDEPHGTIEASLSRSWSRM; encoded by the exons atggCGAATGAAATAGAAGGATTGAGTTTTGAGCAGAAACATGGAAAAAGTAGAGTTAGGGTTGGTAAAATATGGAGAAAAGAAGATGGAAGTCATTTCTTTGTAGAATGGAATGTTAATATAAGTCTCCTTTCTGATTGTTTACCTGCATATGTTCGTGATGATAATTCTGATATCGTTGCTACTGATACTATGAAAAACACT GTATATGCCAAAGCGAAGGAGTGTTCTGAAGTTCTTTCGGTGGAGGAATTTGCAATTGAACTTGGAAAGCACTTCACAACTTTGTATCCCCAG GTTACAACTGCTATAATCAATATAGTCGAAAAGCCATGGGAACGCGTATCTGTAGGTGGTCAACCACATCAACATG GTTTTAAACTTGGGTCTGAGAAACATACAGCAGAAGCAATAGTGAAAAAGTCAGGTGCCGTAAGGTTGACTTCTGGAGTTGAAGGACTAGCTGTGCTGAAAACAACCCAG TCAGGCTTTGAGGGATTTGTTAGAGATAAGTACACTGCTCTGCCAGAAACAAGAGAGAGGATGTTGGCCACAGAAGTTAGTGCTTCATGGAA GTATGTGTTTGAATCACTTCCGAACATTCCCGTGAAGTCGCCTTACTTCACAGAGAAGTACTTGGATGTGAAGAAAGTTATGCTTGAGACCTTCTTTGGACCCCCAAAGGAGGGTGTGTACAGTGCGTCTGTCCAGAGCACACTTTATCAGATGGCCAGGGCTGTTCTCAGCAG GTTCCCAGATGTAGCATCAATTCAATTGAGAATGCCAAATCTTCATTTCTTACCAGTTAATCTACCAAACAAGGACAGCCCTACCATTGTCAAG TTCAACGACGATGTTTTCACACCAACTGATGAACCACATGGAACAATTGAGGCTAGCTTGAGCCGCTCCTGGTCAAGGATGTAG
- the LOC113309459 gene encoding uncharacterized protein LOC113309459: protein MPHFEDTFAMEFSNSNSELRLLDKKTSPNRKIEPMGAAPELKFDALWILRWPLEDITSYYNNLISFDEADPNSISVEISSSKENLGPNSVQPVCSQESVIKNSSEAKIITGEVSKGNALRKGFR, encoded by the exons ATGCCACATTTTGAAGATACATTTGCAATGGAGTTCTCTAATAGCAACAGCGAACTGAGGCTACTGGATAAGAAGACAAGTCCTAACCGGAAGATCGAACCTATGGGTGCAGCGCCTGAACTAAAATTTGATGCCTTGTGGATTTTGAGGTGGCCATTAGAAGACATAACTAGTTATTACAACAACCTC ATATCGTTCGACGAAGCAGATCCTAATTCGATCAGCGTCGAAATTTCTTCCAGTAAAGAGAACTTAGGTCCTAATTCAGTTCAGCCGGTCTGCAGTCAAGAAAGTGTCATCAAAAATAGCAGTGAAGCAAAGATTATTACGGGAGAAGTTTCCAAGGGGAATGCTTTGAGAAAAGGAtttagataa
- the LOC113308145 gene encoding nudix hydrolase 26, chloroplastic-like → MLYLAMVVASSFCRVPSINSQILRLHAILPALKLPCSSSPISPSIPKKLPKISLLHNKPLNTIISRKYSSSSSSAMESPPEGYRRNVGICLVNSSNEVFSASRLDIPSAWQMPQGGIDEGEDPRAAAVRELSEETGVKSVEVIAEVPYWLTYDFPPPVREKLNKRWGTDYKGQAQKWFLLKLIGKDEEINLLGDGTEKPEFGEWLWMTPQQVVERAVEFKKPVYEEVLKAFAPHLQSDSAEPKL, encoded by the exons ATGCTATATCTCGCGATGGTTGTTGCTTCGAGTTTCTGCCGAGTTCCATCCATAAATTCCCAAATTTTGCGTCTCCACGCCATCTTGCCGGCTCTAAAACTTCCTTGTTCATCTTCCCCGATTAGCCCCTCAATTCCAAAGAAACTTCCAAAAATCTCCCTCCTGCACAATAAACCATTGAATACAATCATCTCTCGCAaatactcttcttcttcatcatcggcAATGGAATCTCCACCAGAAGGATACAGAAGAAACGTTGGAATTTGTCTTGTCAACTCATCAAACGAA GTCTTCTCTGCATCTAGACTCGATATCCCTAGCGCCTGGCAGATGCCACAGGGTGGTATTGATGAAGGTGAAGATCCGAGAGCTGCAGCAGTAAGAGAATTAAGTGAAGAAACTGGAGTTAAATCTGTTGAAGTTATTGCAGAG GTTCCATATTGGTTAACTTATGATTTCCCACCACCGGTTAGAGAAAAGCTAAACAAGCGGTGGGGTACAGACTATAAAGGCCAAGCTCAGAAATG GTTTCTTCTTAAACTCATTGGCAAGGATGAAGAAATCAATCTTTTAGGCGATGGAACCGAAAAACCAGAGTTCGGAGAATGGCTGTGGATGACACCCCAACAAGTAGTTGAGCGT GCAGTGGAGTTCAAGAAACCTGTGTATGAAGAGGTTTTGAAAGCTTTTGCCCCCCACCTTCAATCAGATTCTGCAGAACCTAAATTATAG